The Bradyrhizobium barranii subsp. barranii genome segment TTCGCAGCGGACGCCGTCGGCGGCAAGGATATCGCCAAGCGCTGGTGCGCAAGCTGCCACCTCGTGGAGCGAGATCAGACGACCGCCGCCGATCAGGCGCCGCCGTTCGCGTCCATCGCGAAGACACCCGACTTCGATCAGAACAGGCTCGCCTTTCTGCTGCTACTGCCTCACCCTAATATGCCGAACCTGTCGCTGAACCGATCCGAAATTGCGGACCTGGCCGACTACATCCGATCGCTGAAGTAGACCGCGATGCGATGCGGTCCGACCTTCCAAGGTCGCTGCGGGGCCGGTTACGTTTCGGGATCGGCCGGCGGCTTCAGCGGACTGTCTACCCATTTGCGGGCCGTCGGGTCGTGTAGCGGGTCGTCGTCGCAATTGGTGCAGACGTACCGCAGCCGTCTCTCCAGAGCTTCGCCGGGCACAGCCTTCATCGGCCTGCCGCAAACCGGGCACGCCTTCCGTACCGGATAGAGCTCTGCCATCTGATTTCCCCTGCAATGGCCACTCTAGTTCAGCCGACGTCGGAAACTCAAGCCTGGCGTTAAAAACTGTCTGCATCGACACTGCGGGGCATGGCCTCCTTGACTCCGCGACCGCAGGGTACTCAACTTCCGGCAGTGATGTTGTGGGGGTGCGTCATGGAGCAGGAGTTCTACCTGGGTCTTGCGCAGCGGGTCCGGGTCATAGCCGAGAAGGCCGATCCGTTCACCCGCCGTCGGTTGCTGGATCTCGCCAAGCGGTACGATGCGAAGGGCAGTCCGACCTCGCGATCCGGAGCGACCGAGCGGCCGCTGCCGACCCCTCGCACCACGCCGCCGACCTCCATCTTCTCGGGACCGGGCGAAGCCTGACGCCCCAAGTGGCGTAGGTCACATCGGCTTGGCGCGCCGTCAGCCCGTCGCCTCCTCTGCCATCGGGACGTCATCCTCCGTGAGCTTGGTCTCGAGCCGAAGGCTCCTCAGCTTGGCGCTGCGATGCCGAAACCTGGTGCCACGCATCAGGACGAACTTGAATCTGGCCGAAATCAGCATCTGCAGGATTGGCGTTAGCGCGTCCCACGGGATGCCGATGTTGCCGTAGATCATGCCCCCGCGCACATCGAGTGTCCCGAGCGCGACCGGCTCGAAAGCCTTTCGCTGGTCCGTGACGAGCTCCGGGGAGGGCAACAGCGATAACTCGACCCTGTCCGTCTTCAGTCCCGTCGGCTGCAGCAGCCTGCCCCGGACCTGGAGGTGACGAAATTCGTGGTATGGGTCGATCGGCCGCCGCTCCGCGTTGAGCGAAAACGAATAGCCCCAGTCCCAGCCGTCGATCTCGACGATGTAGCCGACGAACTCCTCCCGTTGCGCACGGCGGGGTGTCTTCCTGATCGCTTTCGGTTTCAGCTCGGTGACCATCGCGGTCTCTCCCGGCTCCCGGGACGCAATGAGGCTATCCGAGTTGGTTCGTGGCGAAAACTCGGTGCCGTCGTGGGCGAGATCGCCGGCATCTAGCATCTGCACGTCGAGCACCACGCCCGCAAACCGGCTGAATCGGATCAACATGAGCCGAAAGCACCGTGAATGGCACGATTTTCAGATACCTCGTGGCCGGCGCCCCCGCTATTGTGCGACTAAACCGGCTACTAGGTAGGCTGACCTCGAGAAGAGATGTTTCAAAACGCATCGGAACTGGCCGCGATGGCCGAGGCATTGGGGCGCTCGACGGACTACAGGGTGTTACGGCGCCTCGTCCCGCGACCGATATCCACGCCAACCATCGGGCAAGAAACCAGGGTCGGGATCCTGTTGGACACCGAGACGACTGGACTCGATCACCGAACGGACGAACTCATCGAGCTCGGGATGGTCAAATTCGACTACACGCCGGACGGCAGGATCGCCGGGGTCAGGGACACTTTCTCAGCCTTCAACGAGCCATCAGTGCCGATCCCGGCCGAGATCACGGCGCTCACCGGCATCACCGACGAGATGGTGGCTGGCCACCGGATCGACGATGCCGCGGTCTCTGCGTTCGTCGACGGCTCGGTCATCACGATCGCGCACAATTCCGGCTTCGATCGCAAATTCGCCGAGCGGTATTGGCCCGTCTTCGAGCAAAAAGCATGGGCCTGCAGCGCGACCGAGGTCGACTGGCGGAAGCACGGCTTCGCAGGCGCCCAACTCGGCTACCTGCTGAACGGCGCCGGATACTTCCACCAGGCCCACAGGGCCGTCGACGACTGCCACGCGCCGCTGGAGATCCTGGACTTCACGCTGCCGACGACCCGAGCGCCGGCACTCGCGCTCCTGCTTGAGATTGCGCGGAAGAAAACGGTGCGTATCTGGGCGGAGCAGTCGCCGTTCGAGTTGAAGGATTCGTTGAAACGGCGAGGCTATCGCTGGAGCGAAGGCACGGATGGCCGTCCCAAGTCCTGGTACGTCGACGTCGGCGAGTGCGCGGTCGACGACGAGCTCGCATTCCTGAAGGCGGAGATCTACCTGCGCGACGTCGAGCCGCGTCTGCAGACGCTGACCGCCTTCACCCGCTTCTCCAGTCGGATCTGAGGCGGCAGCCGGGAAGTAGCCGCCACCTGGGCGTCAGCGCCCGAGACGCTTCTCGACCCGCTTGCGGGTGTTGCCGACCTTCTTGACCGCTTTCTTGACGGCTGACGCCGAGCGGCCAGTCTTCTTGGCTTCGTAGCCGACTTCGTACTTCTGCCCGCCGGCGACGCGGGCCCGGTCCTGCTTGCGTCCTCGCGTGGTTTTCTTTGCTGCCTTTGCCATGGTCGGCTCCTTCATTGAACGATGCCGAAGCAACGTCACAAGGATTCACTAGTTCCGGAACGATTCCGCATGTGCCACCTTGAATCACGTTTGTTGCGTGGAGTTAGTTCGTGGCGTTTGCGCGTAGGATGCGGGCCGATATCGGCATCAAGGCACCGTTCCCGGATTTCGTCGAGCCGGCCCTGGCATCCTCGATCGAGAGGGTGCCGTCCGGAGAGCGATGGATTCACGAAATCAAGTTCGACGGCTACCGCGTCCAGACCCACATCCACCACGATGCCGTCAAGATCTTTACGCGCCGCGGCCACGACTGGACGCACCGCTTCAGGAAGGCTGCCCACGACGCCTGGCGGATCAAAGCCACGTCTGCGGTCGTCGACGGCGAGATCGTCGTGCCCGCAGCCGACGGCACTACCGACTTCTCGGTCCTGCAGAACGAGCTCAAGGGTTCGTCCAACAAGATCGTGCTAGTCGCCTTCGACCTGCTCTACCTCGACGGCCGCGACCTCAGGAAGCTGCCGCTCTGGCAGCGCAAGGCCGCGCTGAAGAAGATCGTCGCAGGCACCGACGTCCAGTTCAGCGAAAGCTTCGAAATCGAAGGCGCGGAGATGTTCGCCCACGCCTGCAAGCTCGGTATGGAAGGCGT includes the following:
- a CDS encoding DUF3606 domain-containing protein, which encodes MAKAAKKTTRGRKQDRARVAGGQKYEVGYEAKKTGRSASAVKKAVKKVGNTRKRVEKRLGR
- a CDS encoding c-type cytochrome is translated as MLGIITPSFAADAVGGKDIAKRWCASCHLVERDQTTAADQAPPFASIAKTPDFDQNRLAFLLLLPHPNMPNLSLNRSEIADLADYIRSLK
- a CDS encoding 3'-5' exonuclease; this translates as MFQNASELAAMAEALGRSTDYRVLRRLVPRPISTPTIGQETRVGILLDTETTGLDHRTDELIELGMVKFDYTPDGRIAGVRDTFSAFNEPSVPIPAEITALTGITDEMVAGHRIDDAAVSAFVDGSVITIAHNSGFDRKFAERYWPVFEQKAWACSATEVDWRKHGFAGAQLGYLLNGAGYFHQAHRAVDDCHAPLEILDFTLPTTRAPALALLLEIARKKTVRIWAEQSPFELKDSLKRRGYRWSEGTDGRPKSWYVDVGECAVDDELAFLKAEIYLRDVEPRLQTLTAFTRFSSRI
- the ligD gene encoding non-homologous end-joining DNA ligase → MAFARRMRADIGIKAPFPDFVEPALASSIERVPSGERWIHEIKFDGYRVQTHIHHDAVKIFTRRGHDWTHRFRKAAHDAWRIKATSAVVDGEIVVPAADGTTDFSVLQNELKGSSNKIVLVAFDLLYLDGRDLRKLPLWQRKAALKKIVAGTDVQFSESFEIEGAEMFAHACKLGMEGVVSKVRDSTYPKGRSNDWVKKTCAQRETLTIAGFALDGTKWDGLYVGRRKGADLVYAGKVDHGFDKVSAAELRRRLEPLVRKTQAFAKRVAHQGIWVEPKLLAEIEYRAKSAEGKVRHPFFKGLREDL